The following DNA comes from Acidobacteriota bacterium.
GCGGGGCGAAGCCGACCCGAACGACAATCTGCTGAAGAACGCGCCGCACACCGCCGAGGCCGTCGCGGCCGAGCGTTGGACTCACCCGTACTCGCGGGAGCGGGCGGCTTTCCCGAAGCCGTGGGTGCGAGAACGGAAGTTCTGGCCCCCGGTGGGCCGCATCGACAACGCTTGGGGAGATCGGCATCTCTTCTGTTCGTGCCCGCCGATCGAGCAGTTCGCGGGCTGAAGCCGGGCGAAGGGCACCCTCGCGGGTGGTTGCGCCCGACCTCCGCGGGCACGATTCGCCTCCGGATCGCTGCGGCGGCGGGGTTCTCCCCGAGCGGGAGCGGGCCCGGGGCGACCGGCCCCACCTGCCGAGCCGGGGCGCAGCGGGCCTCGAAGCGGCGGGCGGCCCCCCGCGACGGCGGGAGAAGCGAGGCCCCGCTCGGGGAAGCAGGCCGGCAGGAGGGCGGGAAGCGGGGTGTGCCGCCGGACGGTCGGCCGGCGCGCGCGTCCTCGGAGGGAAGGCCGGGCGGAACGTCCCCGGGCCGGACGTTCGCCGGGTGCGATGCCGCGCCGTCGGGGCGGCCCCTTCCGTGCGGGGGGAGCCGCTCAGCGCCGGGACGTCGACCGGAAGGGAGGAGGCGGCCGCCGGGCCGACCGAAACAGGTCGCGGACGACTTCCAGCGGGAGTCCGATCACGTTGCTGACCGAGCCCCGCACCTCGGCGACGAACCAGGCCGCCGCCCCCTGGATCGCGTAGGCGCCCGCCTTGTCGTAGGGCTCCGCCGTCGCGGTGTACCCGTCGATCTCGGCTCTCGTGAGCCGGGCGAAGCGCACCCGGCTGCAGGCGAGCCCTTCGTGCAGGTGCCCCTCGGCGGTCAGGAGCGTCACGCCGGTCACGACCCGGTGCCAGCGCCCCGAAAGAGCGCGCAGCATCCTCCGGGCCTCCTCGCGGCCTGCCGGCTTTCCGAGGACCGATCCGTCCACGAGGACGAGGGTGTCGGCGGCGAGCACGTCGCAGCCCGGCCACCGCGCGGCCGCGGCCAGAGCCTTGGCCCTGGCGAGCCTTCGCGCGGCCGCTCGGCCGCTCTCGCGGGGCCGCAGGTTTTCGTCGACCGAAACCGACGCCGTCCGGAACGTCAACCCGACGCGGCGCAGCAGTTCGCGGCGGCGCGGCGAGCGCGATGCGAGGACGAGAGGGGGAACGGGGCGCACGGGATCCTCCAGCGACCGGCGCTTTGCGCCCGGATGGGGCGGGCTCTATTCTGCCCCCGTGCCGAATCGACGGAAGGGACGGCGGTTGTCGAAACGGAGGCGGGCACCGGGCATTCCGGTGCGGAGCGCCCTCGCCTCCCTCGCCGCGACGGCGGCTGTGTTCGTCGCGGCCGACGCGCGCGGGGCCCCGCGACCCGATCTGATCATCCTGGCCACCGGCAACGTCGTCGGCTATGTCGACGAGTGCGGTTGTCCCCGCGCCCCCATGGGGGGGCTGGACAAGCGCGGCGGTTACGTCTCGGCGCTGCGGCGCGCGTGGGGGGGCGTGCCGTTCCTCCTGCTCGACGCCGGGAACTTCGCCGACATCCCGGGGCCCGGCGGCGACGTGAAGACCCGCGGCATCGTGACGGGAATGAATCTCCTCGACTACGCCGCGTCGGGGGTGGGGGAGCGGGACCTCGCTTCCGGTGTCGAGCACTTCCGCGCCGTCACCTCGGAAGCCGACTTCCCGTTCCTCTCGGCGAACTTGGTCCGCGAGGAGGACGGCCGGACGTGGATCGACCCGGGGCGGCTGTTCCGCCGGGGGGAACTCCAGGTGGCGGTCACCGCGGTGACGCGCCACAACCCGCTGCTGCGCCTCAAGCTGCCTGACGGCGGGCACGTGGTGACGCGCGACCCGGCAGAGGCGCTCGCCGAGGAGGTTCCGCGGCTGCGCGGCAGGGCGGACATGGTCGTCCTTCTCGCCCTGCTTCCCCTCGAGGAGACCCGCCGGCTCGTGGAGGCCGTTCCCGGGATCGACGTGGTGGTGGGAGCCTACGGGGACCGCCTGACGGCCGACCCCGTCCGCGTCGGGCGCACACTCGTGCTCTACACCGGGGACCAGGGCAAGCACCTGGCGGAGATCCACGTCTTCCGGGAGCCCGACGGGCGGCTGCGGTTCGATGGCCGGACGATCGGGCTGACGCGCGCGATCGCCCCGGATCCGACGCTGGAAGAGCACATGGTCTCCGTTCTCGCGGAGGCCCAGGAGGCGGAGAGGATGCGGCTGACGGCCCTCCCCTCCAACGGTGGCGAGGGGAGGGTCGGCAGCGGCGGATACCTGGGCAGCGGAGCTTGCACGCCATGCCACGCCGAGATCGTCGAGTCCTGGTCCCGAACGGCCCACGCCGCCGCCTTCCGGAATCTCCTCGCGCGGGCGGGCAGGGCCCACCCGAACTGCGTGGCCTGCCATAGCACCGGTTACGGGCGCCCGGGCGGTTTCGTGGATCGGGAGATGACGCCTCACCTGGCCGAGGTGGGCTGCGAGGCCTGCCA
Coding sequences within:
- the maf gene encoding septum formation protein Maf, whose protein sequence is MRPVPPLVLASRSPRRRELLRRVGLTFRTASVSVDENLRPRESGRAAARRLARAKALAAAARWPGCDVLAADTLVLVDGSVLGKPAGREEARRMLRALSGRWHRVVTGVTLLTAEGHLHEGLACSRVRFARLTRAEIDGYTATAEPYDKAGAYAIQGAAAWFVAEVRGSVSNVIGLPLEVVRDLFRSARRPPPPFRSTSRR